In Arthrobacter citreus, a genomic segment contains:
- the pstS gene encoding phosphate ABC transporter substrate-binding protein PstS has translation MPKPRPARTLALVAAAALALSACGSDYPLGDEQRQAAENSTSTLSGILSGSGSSAQGPAMDAWIAGFGVLHPNVQLQYSPDGSGAGRSALLAGAVQFAGSDAYLQDEEIAEAREVCGPGGALDIPAYISPIAVAFNLPGIDSLNLDAATIAAIFRGEIKTWNDPAIASQNPGVELPDTPVTAVSRADDSGTTENFTEYLHEAAPDEWPDGPSGTWPGGLAGENAQGNSGVVSTVTRTEGAVTYADDSVIDDSMGTANLLVGEEYVPISADGASIAVEQAKRVPDRAPHDIALHLDRTTTVPGAYPLVLVSYQIFCSAYEDPDTVELVKTFGEYVVSDEGQAASEDAAKSAPIPGSLAEQARAAIDSITTMP, from the coding sequence GTGCCCAAACCCCGTCCCGCACGCACCCTTGCCCTGGTTGCCGCCGCCGCCCTGGCACTGTCTGCCTGCGGCTCCGACTATCCGCTGGGCGATGAGCAGCGCCAGGCGGCGGAGAACAGCACCTCCACGCTGTCCGGGATTCTGTCCGGTTCCGGTTCCAGCGCCCAGGGGCCGGCCATGGATGCATGGATTGCCGGGTTCGGCGTCCTGCATCCAAACGTTCAGCTGCAGTACTCACCGGATGGCTCCGGTGCCGGCCGCAGCGCCCTGCTGGCAGGGGCAGTGCAGTTTGCCGGATCCGACGCCTATCTGCAGGACGAAGAGATCGCGGAGGCCAGGGAAGTGTGCGGTCCAGGCGGGGCCCTGGACATTCCCGCCTACATTTCGCCCATTGCCGTCGCCTTCAACCTCCCCGGCATCGACTCCCTCAACCTGGATGCAGCGACAATCGCAGCGATCTTCCGGGGCGAGATCAAGACCTGGAATGATCCGGCGATTGCCAGCCAGAACCCCGGAGTCGAGCTGCCGGACACTCCCGTCACAGCTGTCAGCCGCGCCGATGATTCCGGCACCACCGAGAACTTCACCGAATACCTGCATGAAGCGGCTCCGGATGAGTGGCCGGACGGCCCGTCGGGCACCTGGCCCGGCGGCCTGGCCGGTGAAAACGCGCAGGGAAACTCCGGCGTGGTCAGCACCGTGACCCGCACCGAGGGTGCCGTGACCTACGCCGATGATTCAGTTATTGACGACTCCATGGGCACCGCGAACCTGCTGGTGGGCGAGGAATACGTGCCAATCAGCGCCGATGGCGCGTCCATCGCCGTCGAGCAGGCAAAACGGGTCCCTGACCGTGCACCCCATGACATTGCCCTGCATCTGGACCGCACCACCACCGTCCCCGGGGCCTACCCACTGGTCCTTGTCTCCTATCAGATTTTCTGCAGCGCGTACGAGGATCCGGACACGGTTGAACTGGTGAAAACGTTCGGTGAATACGTGGTCAGCGACGAAGGGCAGGCGGCCTCTGAGGATGCCGCAAAGAGTGCTCCCATCCCGGGATCCCTTGCCGAGCAGGCCCGCGCTGCCATCGACAGCATCACCACGATGCCCTGA
- a CDS encoding AI-2E family transporter: MNTTESAPAPAAAGPTGRYPAEAGGTGTSSHLKPRGTFARGLAASSVWVARGLIVLAGLVVLWFTIRSLWSIALPGLLALLLSSILWPVNRVIRKALPKALAALISLVGLLAAIAAVSTLVLPSISSGFKELVGMAGRNLEELTDFVAGLPFSVQAVDFNELLDAGVAQLREHSSDIVSGITAGLGTVTSVTVVFLLTLVFTFFCLKDGDKFLPWASRWTNNRAFVHAVRVSEEAWQTLSAYILAQATVALADAVLIGLGLLLLDVPLALALMVLIFFASFIPIVGAVGTGILATLVTLVAHGWVTALVVLGLVLVVQQLESNILQPFLVGKTLKLHPAVVLGSVTVGSTLFGIVGAFLAVPATAVAIVVLRYLRDQSLTSANAAVSGTVPESDDEFEPPSGDEAELPQPVPAGGHPPAGASQPSSGV, from the coding sequence GTGAACACGACCGAATCCGCACCCGCACCAGCCGCCGCCGGTCCCACCGGCCGTTACCCAGCGGAGGCGGGCGGGACCGGAACCTCGAGTCATCTCAAACCACGCGGAACTTTTGCCCGCGGATTGGCCGCATCCTCCGTCTGGGTGGCCCGGGGCCTGATTGTCCTGGCGGGCCTGGTGGTTCTCTGGTTCACCATCCGGTCCCTGTGGTCGATTGCGCTTCCCGGCCTTTTGGCCCTGCTCCTGTCCTCCATCCTGTGGCCGGTCAACCGCGTGATCCGCAAGGCGCTGCCCAAGGCCCTCGCCGCACTGATTTCGCTGGTGGGGCTGCTGGCCGCCATAGCAGCGGTGTCCACGCTCGTGCTGCCTTCCATTTCCTCGGGTTTCAAGGAACTGGTGGGCATGGCGGGGCGAAATCTGGAGGAGCTGACGGACTTTGTTGCCGGGCTGCCCTTCAGCGTCCAGGCGGTGGACTTCAACGAACTGCTCGACGCCGGTGTGGCTCAGCTGCGCGAGCACAGCAGCGACATTGTTTCCGGGATCACCGCAGGCCTGGGTACCGTCACCTCGGTCACCGTGGTGTTCCTGCTCACCCTGGTGTTCACTTTCTTCTGCCTCAAGGACGGGGATAAATTCCTGCCCTGGGCCAGCCGCTGGACCAATAACCGGGCGTTCGTCCACGCCGTGCGGGTGTCCGAGGAGGCTTGGCAGACCCTGTCGGCCTACATCCTGGCCCAGGCCACCGTTGCACTGGCCGACGCCGTCCTTATCGGCCTGGGCCTGCTGCTGCTGGATGTTCCCCTGGCGCTGGCACTGATGGTCCTGATCTTCTTCGCCAGCTTCATCCCCATTGTGGGCGCCGTGGGCACCGGAATCCTAGCCACCCTGGTGACGCTGGTGGCCCACGGCTGGGTGACGGCCCTGGTTGTCCTGGGCCTGGTGCTGGTGGTCCAGCAGCTCGAGTCGAACATCCTGCAGCCCTTCCTGGTGGGCAAAACGCTGAAGCTTCACCCCGCCGTCGTGCTGGGCTCGGTGACTGTGGGCAGCACTCTGTTCGGAATTGTTGGCGCTTTCCTTGCGGTCCCTGCCACCGCCGTCGCCATTGTGGTGCTGCGCTACCTGCGTGACCAGTCACTGACTTCGGCCAATGCCGCTGTTTCCGGAACGGTCCCCGAGTCGGACGACGAGTTTGAGCCGCCGTCCGGAGATGAGGCAGAGCTGCCGCAGCCGGTTCCAGCTGGGGGCCATCCGCCGGCGGGTGCGTCCCAGCCAAGCAGCGGTGTCTAG
- a CDS encoding GAF and ANTAR domain-containing protein: MTAILSGTSVAAQLQQLILGTESMELFLEAFAGHAAEVFSDTSELLCGITLKRGRHGATVASSSAAAKELDEVQYGFGAGPCLHTALTGDVTLVADTRTDPRWPEYFDAVQDRGYYSVLAVPLIIGDDGGAALDLYARDAEAFDEDLVRRVLDYAAEAAVTLRVAVQIAGYRETNDDMRSAMQSRTAIDVAVGIVAGQNRCTQEQAFSILRRASSNQNVKLRSLAERVVESVTTAKVKTHFTE; this comes from the coding sequence AGAGAGCATGGAGCTGTTCCTGGAGGCGTTTGCCGGACACGCCGCGGAGGTTTTCAGCGATACGTCCGAGCTCCTTTGCGGCATCACCCTCAAGCGCGGGAGGCACGGCGCAACAGTGGCCAGCAGCAGCGCCGCCGCCAAGGAATTGGATGAAGTCCAGTATGGTTTCGGGGCCGGCCCCTGCCTGCATACGGCCTTGACGGGTGATGTGACGCTGGTTGCCGACACCCGCACCGACCCCCGGTGGCCGGAGTATTTCGATGCGGTTCAGGATCGGGGCTACTACTCTGTTTTGGCCGTCCCCCTGATCATTGGCGACGACGGCGGAGCCGCCCTGGATTTGTACGCCAGGGATGCCGAGGCGTTTGACGAGGACCTGGTGCGCCGCGTCCTGGACTATGCCGCCGAAGCCGCGGTCACTCTTCGGGTAGCCGTCCAGATCGCCGGATACCGGGAAACAAATGATGATATGAGATCGGCCATGCAGTCCAGAACCGCAATTGACGTTGCAGTGGGGATTGTTGCCGGGCAGAACCGCTGCACCCAGGAGCAGGCCTTCTCCATCCTCCGCCGAGCTTCGAGCAACCAGAACGTGAAACTCCGGAGCCTGGCTGAACGAGTGGTCGAGTCCGTGACCACGGCAAAGGTCAAGACTCACTTCACCGAATAG